Proteins encoded within one genomic window of Bradyrhizobium sp. AZCC 1719:
- a CDS encoding cytochrome c1, protein MSGPSDFQPTNPALKWIERRLPIMGLMHSSFVAYPTPRNLNYWWTFGAILSFMLGVQILTGVILAMHYTPHADMAFKSVELIVRDVNYGWLLRNIHASGASMFFFAVYIHMFRGLYYGSYKEPREVLWILGVIIYLLMMATGFMGYVLPWGQMSFWGATVITNLFSAVPYFGESIVTLLWGGYAVGNPTLNRFFSLHYLLPFVIAGVVVLHIWALHVAGQNNPAGVEAKTEKDTVPFTPYATMKDMFGVSCFLLFFAWFIFYMPNYLGDPENYIPANPAVTPAHIVPEWYYLPFYAILRSIPNKLAGVIAMFGAILILAFLPWLDSAKTRSSKYRPLAKQFFWVFVAVCIGLGYLGAQPPEGIYVIVGRILTFLYFAYFLILLPLLSRIEKPRPVPNSIADDVLAKSGGKAAPMVSAVIALMVAGGLLLGGAESARAAEGSSKPPAQKWSFSGPFGKFDRGAMQRGLKVYKEVCASCHGLSFVAFRNLAETGGPGYSVAQAQAFASEYKVKDGPNDQGEMFERPGRPADYFPSPFPNEQAARAANGGAFPPDLSLITKARSYGRGFPMFLIDFFTQYQEQGPDYVTALLQGYEDKPPAGFNLPEGSYYNTYFPGHAIKMPKPLNDGQVTYDDGSPATVAQYAKDVTHFLMWAAEPHMEARKQLGLQVFVFLILLTVLLYFTKKKVWANAH, encoded by the coding sequence ATGAGCGGACCATCCGATTTCCAGCCGACCAATCCCGCCTTGAAGTGGATCGAACGGCGCCTCCCGATCATGGGACTCATGCATTCGTCGTTCGTGGCGTATCCGACGCCGCGTAACCTGAACTACTGGTGGACGTTCGGCGCCATCCTTTCGTTCATGCTGGGCGTGCAGATCCTGACCGGCGTGATCCTGGCGATGCACTACACGCCGCATGCCGACATGGCGTTCAAGTCGGTCGAACTCATCGTCCGCGATGTCAACTACGGCTGGCTGCTGCGCAACATCCACGCCAGCGGCGCCTCGATGTTCTTCTTCGCGGTCTACATCCACATGTTCCGCGGCCTCTATTACGGGTCGTACAAGGAGCCGCGCGAAGTGCTCTGGATCCTCGGCGTCATCATCTATCTCCTGATGATGGCGACCGGCTTCATGGGCTACGTGCTGCCGTGGGGCCAGATGAGCTTCTGGGGCGCCACCGTGATCACCAACCTGTTCTCGGCCGTGCCCTATTTCGGCGAGAGCATCGTGACGCTGCTGTGGGGCGGCTATGCCGTCGGCAATCCGACGCTGAACCGGTTCTTTTCGCTGCACTACCTGCTGCCGTTCGTGATCGCCGGCGTGGTCGTGCTGCATATCTGGGCGCTGCACGTGGCGGGCCAGAACAATCCGGCCGGCGTCGAGGCGAAGACCGAAAAGGACACGGTGCCGTTCACGCCTTACGCGACCATGAAGGACATGTTCGGCGTCTCCTGCTTCCTGCTGTTCTTCGCCTGGTTCATCTTCTACATGCCGAACTATCTCGGCGACCCCGAGAACTACATCCCGGCCAATCCCGCGGTAACGCCCGCGCACATCGTACCGGAATGGTACTACCTGCCGTTCTACGCGATCCTGCGCTCGATCCCGAACAAGCTTGCCGGCGTTATTGCGATGTTCGGTGCGATCCTCATCCTGGCCTTCCTGCCCTGGCTCGACAGCGCCAAAACGCGCTCGTCGAAATATCGTCCGCTGGCCAAGCAGTTCTTCTGGGTTTTTGTCGCCGTCTGCATCGGGCTCGGCTATCTCGGCGCGCAGCCGCCGGAGGGCATCTATGTCATCGTCGGCCGCATCCTGACCTTCCTCTACTTCGCCTATTTCCTGATCCTGCTGCCGTTGCTGTCGCGGATCGAGAAGCCCCGTCCGGTGCCGAATTCGATCGCGGACGACGTGCTGGCTAAGTCGGGCGGCAAGGCTGCGCCGATGGTCTCGGCCGTGATCGCGCTGATGGTGGCCGGCGGTCTGCTCCTGGGCGGCGCCGAGAGCGCTCGCGCCGCCGAAGGCAGCAGCAAGCCGCCGGCGCAGAAGTGGTCGTTTTCGGGCCCGTTCGGCAAGTTCGACCGCGGCGCCATGCAGCGCGGTCTGAAGGTCTACAAGGAGGTCTGCGCCTCCTGCCATGGCCTGTCGTTCGTCGCCTTCCGCAATCTCGCCGAAACCGGCGGTCCTGGTTACTCGGTGGCCCAGGCCCAGGCGTTCGCCTCCGAATACAAGGTCAAGGACGGCCCGAACGACCAGGGCGAGATGTTCGAGCGGCCGGGCCGGCCCGCCGATTATTTCCCGTCGCCGTTCCCCAACGAGCAGGCGGCGCGTGCGGCCAATGGCGGCGCTTTTCCACCGGACCTGTCGCTGATTACCAAGGCGCGCAGCTACGGCCGTGGCTTCCCAATGTTCCTGATCGACTTCTTCACCCAGTATCAGGAGCAGGGACCGGACTACGTAACGGCGCTGTTGCAGGGCTATGAGGACAAGCCGCCGGCTGGCTTCAATCTGCCGGAAGGTTCCTACTACAACACCTACTTCCCCGGCCACGCTATCAAGATGCCGAAGCCGCTGAACGACGGTCAGGTCACCTACGACGACGGCTCGCCGGCCACGGTTGCGCAATACGCCAAGGACGTCACCCACTTCCTGATGTGGGCCGCAGAGCCGCACATGGAAGCGCGCAAGCAGCTCGGCCTGCAGGTGTTCGTGTTCCTGATCCTGCTCACCGTGCTCCTGTACTTCACCAAGAAGAAGGTCTGGGCCAACGCGCACTGA
- a CDS encoding dienelactone hydrolase family protein: MGTHITFKRPDGKETAGYLANAARGNAPGVVVVQEWWGLSENIKGLCDRFAAAGFDALAPDLYKGVVVPYHDTDAANAQMNSLDFMDATTQTVRGAAQYLSRNGAKVGLTGFCLGGAVTIIGATKVPELTAGVVFYGIPPEQAAKPADVKIPLQAHFANKDDWCTPAAVDAFEKAMKDAGKSLELFRYDAEHAFVNEQRMAVHDRQAAELAWGRATEFFRKHLG, translated from the coding sequence ATGGGCACCCACATCACCTTCAAGCGTCCGGACGGCAAGGAAACCGCCGGCTATCTCGCCAATGCCGCGCGCGGCAACGCGCCGGGCGTGGTGGTGGTGCAGGAATGGTGGGGCCTGTCGGAGAACATCAAGGGCCTGTGCGATCGCTTTGCGGCGGCCGGCTTCGATGCGCTGGCGCCGGATCTCTACAAGGGCGTCGTGGTGCCATATCACGATACGGACGCGGCCAATGCGCAGATGAACTCGCTGGATTTCATGGACGCCACCACGCAGACGGTGCGGGGCGCCGCGCAATACCTGTCGCGCAACGGCGCCAAGGTGGGGCTCACCGGCTTCTGCCTCGGCGGCGCCGTAACCATCATCGGTGCGACCAAGGTTCCGGAGCTCACGGCGGGCGTCGTGTTCTACGGCATCCCGCCGGAGCAGGCCGCCAAACCGGCCGACGTGAAAATCCCGCTGCAGGCGCATTTCGCCAACAAGGACGACTGGTGCACGCCGGCCGCGGTCGACGCTTTTGAAAAGGCGATGAAGGACGCCGGCAAGTCGCTCGAACTGTTCCGCTACGATGCCGAACATGCCTTCGTGAACGAGCAGCGCATGGCCGTGCATGACCGCCAGGCCGCCGAGCTTGCCTGGGGCCGGGCGACGGAGTTTTTCAGGAAGCATCTCGGCTGA
- a CDS encoding NAD-dependent epimerase/dehydratase family protein, whose translation MKIFCTGASGYIGGSVAAHLIAAGHQVTGLVRSPEKAEAVPARGVQPVLGTLDDRDILAQAARAADVVVNAASADHRGAVESLLGALAGSGKPFIHTSGSSIVGTRAKGQRSDAIFDEDTPITPSPARAARVALNEFILSHRDKGCRPVIICPSLIYGLGHGAGRDSVQVPLLINLAKKRGNAAHAGPGENIWSNVHIDDLVTLYALAIEKAPAGSFYFAENGESSMREACEAINRMLGFAGPPTAMSVAEAAAEWGEGTAEDTMASNSRVRAKRARDELGWQPRARSLIDEIEHGCYRE comes from the coding sequence ATGAAAATCTTCTGCACGGGCGCATCGGGCTATATCGGCGGGTCTGTTGCGGCTCATCTCATCGCCGCCGGACATCAGGTGACCGGATTGGTTCGCTCGCCTGAAAAAGCCGAAGCGGTTCCCGCGCGAGGCGTCCAGCCCGTGCTGGGAACGCTCGACGACAGGGACATCCTGGCGCAAGCCGCGCGGGCCGCCGACGTCGTCGTCAATGCTGCGAGTGCCGATCACAGAGGCGCGGTCGAGAGCCTGCTCGGCGCGCTCGCCGGAAGCGGCAAGCCGTTCATCCACACATCGGGATCGAGCATCGTCGGCACCCGCGCCAAGGGCCAGCGATCGGATGCGATCTTCGACGAAGACACGCCAATTACGCCGTCGCCCGCGCGCGCGGCGCGGGTTGCGCTGAACGAGTTCATTCTGTCCCATCGCGACAAGGGATGCCGTCCGGTCATCATCTGTCCGAGCCTGATCTATGGCCTCGGTCATGGCGCTGGGCGAGACAGCGTGCAGGTGCCGTTGCTGATCAATCTCGCAAAAAAGCGCGGCAACGCCGCACATGCCGGGCCCGGCGAGAACATCTGGTCGAACGTGCATATCGACGATCTCGTGACGCTCTACGCGCTTGCCATCGAGAAGGCGCCGGCAGGTAGCTTCTATTTCGCCGAGAATGGCGAGAGCTCGATGCGCGAAGCGTGCGAGGCCATTAACCGCATGCTGGGTTTTGCAGGACCGCCGACGGCGATGTCGGTGGCCGAAGCCGCCGCCGAATGGGGCGAGGGGACGGCAGAGGACACGATGGCGTCGAACAGCAGGGTGCGGGCGAAACGCGCGCGAGACGAACTCGGGTGGCAGCCGCGGGCACGCAGCCTGATCGACGAGATCGAGCACGGGTGCTATCGGGAGTAG
- a CDS encoding type II toxin-antitoxin system RelE/ParE family toxin codes for MRLRYTPRARADIAEIYQHIAQYSPRAATAVIAQIRATSRLLSEYPGLGRETDISGVQVFSTAHYPYLVYHSVRGGDLVIVHVRHARRDAPAEI; via the coding sequence GTGAGACTGCGGTACACGCCGCGTGCCCGCGCTGACATCGCGGAAATCTACCAGCATATTGCGCAATACAGCCCGCGCGCGGCAACTGCCGTCATCGCTCAAATACGCGCCACGAGCCGCCTGCTGTCGGAATATCCTGGTTTGGGGCGAGAGACGGACATCTCCGGTGTCCAGGTGTTCTCGACGGCCCATTATCCATACCTCGTCTATCACAGCGTTCGAGGGGGTGATCTGGTCATCGTTCACGTTCGACATGCGCGTCGAGATGCGCCGGCAGAAATTTAG